The Rhodoferax ferrireducens T118 DNA segment TTCTGTTTGGCTCCAGCAAGGCGCACAAGGAGCTGCGCCGCATGATTGTCGAAGAGCAAAAGCTCGATGCCGTCATCTCGCTGCCCTCGGGCGCGTTCAAGCCCTATGCCGGGGTCTCGACCGCCATCCTGCTGTTCACCAAAACCAACTCGGGCGGCACCGATAACGTCTGGTTCTATGACATGAAGGCCGATGGCTGGAGCCTGGACGACAAGCGCCAGCCGCTGCTCTCTGATGATAAATTGAGCCTCCAGCCCTTTCAGGACGGTCATAGCCAGTTATCAGAAGCGGAGCACACCAAAAACAACCTGCCTGATGTGCTGGCGCGCTGGGGTCAGCGGGCCTCCTCTGAACTGGAACGCGACCGCACCGAACAGAGTTTCTGTGTGCCCAAGGGCGACATTGTCGGCAACGACTACGACTTGTCCATCAACCGCTACAAGGAAGTGGTCCACGCCGTCAGCGAGCATCTGCCGCCAAAGGAGATTCTGGCCAGGCTGGCGGTGCTGGAGGCGGAAATTCAGGCGGGGATGAAAGAGCTTGCGGGGATGCTCGGATGAGCGGTGCCGCCACAGTCACGCTGTCTGAGTTTTGCGCTACGGGTAGTGGCGGAACCCCGTCACGCGCTCAAATGGAGCGTTACTACGAGGGAGGCACTATTCCGTGGATAAAGTCCGGCGAACTGCGTGAGACAGTAATTAACGGCGCGGAAGAACATGTAACCGATGTCGCGTTGAAAGAGAGCAGTATCAAATTGGTTCCAGCCGGAGCCATTTTGCTTGCAATGTATGGCGCAACAGTGGGTAGGCTGGGGATATTAGGTATCGAGGCGACCACGAATCAAGCGGTCTGCCACATCATCCCAGACCCAAGAATTGCAGTGACTCGATACGTCTATCACGCATTGAGCAGCCAAGTTCCAAGTTTGATTTCGATGGGTGTCGGTGGGGCACAACCGAACATCAATCAGGGGATTATCAAAAATCTGGCGATTCCGTTGCCTGCCAAACCCGAACAACGCCGCATTGCGGCTATCCTGGACCAAGCCGATGCGCTCAGAGCCAAGCGCCGGGAAGCCTTGGCGCAACTGGACAGCCTCACGCAGTCGATTTTCATTCAAATGTTTGGGGACCCGGTCAGCAATCCCAAAGGCTGGCCTGACGCCACCACTTTGGGTCAAGTTGCAAACATTGCGTCTGGGGTAACAAAGGGCAGAAATTTAACTGGCAAAGTGACGCGGACTATCCCATATCTTGCCGTTGCAAATGTCCAAGATAAATCATTGAATCTGTCAGCCGTCAAAGAGATTGACGCAACAGAAGACGAAATTGAACGATACCTGTTGAAGTGGAATGATTTGTTGCTGACCGAGGGCGGCGACCCGGACAAATTGGGCCGTGGAACACTTTGGAAAAACGAGTTACCTGAATGCATTCACCAAAATCACATTTTCAGGGTGCGTGTGACCAGTCAAGCAGTAACCCCCCTTTTTCTGAACTGGCTTGTCGGTAGCCAGCGTGGAAAGAAGTATTTTCTCCGCTCTGCAAAGCAGACCACAGGTATTGCGTCAATCAATATGACGCAGCTTCGCAGTTTCCCCCTGCTGTTGCCCCCTGTTGAACTTCAACGAGATTTTGAAACAATCGCAGAAGTTGTGGCTGAACAACACGCCATTCACTCGGTATCGCTGGCCGAACTCGAAGCCCTCTTCGTCTCCCTTCAACACCGCGCCTTCCGGGGCGAACTCTGACCATGCAACAACAGAACATTCCGATTGGTACGTTGGTAGACATGTACAAGCGCGGGGAACTACGTCTGCCTGAAATTCAGCGTCACTACGTCTGGCGCGGCACCAGAGTTCGTGATTTGTTGGACTCGCTGTATCGTGGCTACCCCAGTGGTTCCATCCTCATGTGGGAAACAGATGAGCCTGTGCCTACGCGAGACTTTGCCATCGCACAGGAAACCAATGCCTTTGCAGGTCGCAAACTGCTATTGGACGGCCAGCAACGCCTGACTTCCCTTACGGCTGTTCTTAACGGTGTGCCGGTTTCCGTCAAAGGGCGCAAACGCCCCATCGACATTCTGTTTAACCTGGAGCATCCAGAAGGCCCACCCGTTGACGTGGTTGAGGTCGACAGTGACGAAGAGTCCATGGTCACACCCGATGATGAAGTTACAGATGAATTGGAAGAGGTGGAAGATGGCGACCAGGGGCTGCAAGAAAAGTTGAGTCGTCGCACTTTTGTTGTCTCAGCACGCAACCTGCTGTCACAGCCTCAATGGGTATCAGTCAGTGATGTCTTCGGCAATGCCAACGACGCTGAAATCTTGGAAAAGGCTGGGATTGAATCCTTCAGGGACCCGAGATTTCAAAAGTATTCGGACCGGCTGAAAAAGCTGCGTGCCATCAAAGACTATCAGTATGTGGTGCATGTGCTGGAACGCACCATGAATTATGAAGAGGTCACCGAAATATTTGTGCGAGTGAACTCGTTGGGTGCAAAGTTGCGCTCATCCGACCTAGCGCTGGCGCAAATCACGTCACGCTGGCCCAACTTGCTCAAGCAACTGGAGGAGTTCCAGGAGGAATGCGAAAAGAGCTGGTTTACAGTTGAATTGGGTCAGCTTGTCCGTGCCATCGTGGTCTTCGCCACACATCAATGCCTATTTCGCACCGTGGCCGGCACTTCGGTGGAAAAGCTCAAAGCTGGCTGGGAAGACGCAAAAGAGGGACTGCGCTTCGCCATCAATTTCCTGCGCACCAATGCTGGCATTGAAGATGAAACGCTGCTGTCTTCTCCCATGTTCATTCACGTTTTGGCAGTCGTCAGCCGGGTAAAGGACAACAAGCTCACGGCTGAGGAACGTAACGCCTTGCTGCATTGGTTGCTGGTTGCCAATGCGCGGGGACGGTACTCACGCGGGTCAACAGAATCTCTGCTCAACGAGGACTTGGCCATCGTCTTCCGCACAGGCAACCTTTCTGCCTTGATGGAGCCTGTCAAACGTCAATTTGGACGCTTGCACGTTGAGGCCAATGACCTTGCAGGACGTGGCGTAAACAGTCCTCTCTTTTCGCTGGCGTATCTCGCATTGAAGGCTTCGGGTGCAAAAGATTGGTACAGCGGCCTGGGGCTGTCGTTGACCCATCAAGGCAAGCTCCACTTTATCCAGTGGCATCACGTCATCCCCAAGTCCTTGGTCAAGGAGCGTGGATTTGAGACGGGTGAGGTCAATGAAATCGCCAATATGGCCTTTATTACCGGGCAAACCAACAGGCGTATCAGCAACAAGGAAGCGACTGGCTATTTGGCTGATGTAGTGGCCAAGCAGGGAAAGGAAGCATTGGAAAGTCAATGCGTGCCAACCGACCCTGAGTTATGGGCCACCGAGCGGTATCGGGATTTTTTAACAATGCGACGTGAGGCGTTGGCTGAGCGCATGAATGCTTTTATCAAGGAAAAGGCCGGTCAATGAGCAATTTCGCCTTCCTCCAGTCTGAATGGTCCACCCTGTACGGAGCGGCCATCAAGGCTGAAGGAATGGCGAACACGGATGCCCGCACCTCCTGCTTTTACGCCCGGCGCACGTTGGAGCTGGCGGTGGATTGGCTCTACAAGCATGACCCTGCACTGCGCCTGCCGTACCAGGACCATCTGAGTGCCCTGATTCACGAACCCAGCTTCAAGGCCACGGCGGGTGACGCGGTATTCACCAAGGCCAAGCTCATCAAAGACCTCGGCAATCTGGCCGTGCACAGCACCCGCAAAATTCTGCCGGTGGATGCCGTCACCGCCACCCGCGAACTGTTTCACTTTTGCTACTGGCTGGCACGCACCTATGGTCAGAGGGCCAGACCTGCTCCCGACCTGCGCTTTGTTCCAGCGCTGATTCCATCGGCATCTGCAACGGCAACTGTGCCTGACCCTGCACCACAGTCAGTTGACCAACTCCAGAAGCTTGAAGCCGAACTGCAAGCCCGTGACGAAAAACTCACTGTGCTGCTGTCTAACAAGGCCGCGCTGGACGACGAACTCAAACAATTGCGGGAGCAAGTGGCCGCCGCCAAGAAAGCCAACACGGCCCAGCCAGACACGCATGACTACTGTGAGACCGAAACCCGCGACAAATTCATTGACCTGTTGCTCAAAGAGGCTGGCTGGCAACTCAATGCCAAGAACTTCGAGATTGAAGTCAGCGGCATGCCCAACAACCAAGGCGTTGGCTACGTGGATTACGTCTTGTGGGGCGACGATGGCAGGCCGCTGGGGCTGGTGGAGGCCAAGCGCACCCGCCGGGATGCCAAGGTGGGCCAGCAGCAGGCCAAGCTGTATGCCGACTGCCTGCAAGCCCAATACGACCAGCGGCCCATCATCTTCTATTCCAATGGCTACGAGCATTGGATTTGGGACGACGCCAGCTATCCGCCACGCCCGGTTCAGGGCTTTTTCAAGAAGCAGGAATTGGAGCTGTTGATTCAACGCCGCACCAACCGCAAGAAACTGGCCGATGCGGTCATCAACGACGACATCGTCAACCGCTATTACCAGCACCGTGCCGTGCGCCGTATTGGTGAAACCTTTGAATTGGAAAACCAGCGCAAGGCCTTGCTGGTGATGGCCACCGGTGGCGGCAAGACCCGAGTTGTGGTGGCGCTGTCCGATGTGCTGACGCGCTGCAACTGGGCCAAGCGCATCCTGTTTCTGGCCGACCGGGTGGCACTGGTCAAACAGGCGGTCAACGCGTTCAAGACGCACCTGCCGGACTCGTCACCGGTCAATCTGGTGTCGGAGAGGCACGCCGATGGCCGGGTGTTTGTCTCGACTTACCCCACGATGATGGGGCTGATTGACGATGCGGCTGACGGCCAGCGCCGTTTTGGCGTTGGGCACTTCGACCTCATCATCATCGACGAGGCACACCGCTCGGTGTACCAGAAGTACCGCGCCATCTTTGATTACTTTGACGCCATGCTGGTGGGCCTGACCGCCACGCCCAAAGACGAGATTGACCACAACACCTACAGCCTGTTTGACCTGGAGAGTGGCGTCCCCACCGATGTATATGGCCTGGATGAAGCTGTGGCAGAGGGCTATCTGGTGCCACCCAGATCCATTTCAGTGCCGCTCAAGTTTCAGCGCGAGGGCATCAAGTACAAAGACCTGTCAGAAGAAGAAAAAGAGCAGTGGGATGCGCTGGAGTGGGATGAAGACGGCAACGTGCCCGATGCGGTGGACTCGGCCGCCCTGAACAAGTGGCTGTTCAACACCGACACCGTGGACAAGGTGCTGGAAAACCTGATGAGCCAGGGTGAAAAAGTGGCCGGTGGCGACCGCCTGGGTAAAACCATCATCTTTGCCAAGAACAATGCCCATGCCGACTTCATTGCAGACCGCTTCAATGTCAATTACCCACATTACAAGGGGGCGTTCGCCCGTGTGGTGACGTACAAGACCGAGTACGCACAGAGCCTGATTGACGAGTTCTCCATGAAGGAGGGCATGCCGCACATCGCCATTTCGGTGGACATGCTCGACACCGGCATTGATGTGCCGGAGGTGGTCAATCTGGTGTTCTTCAAAATCATCCGCTCCAAGACCAAGTTCTGGCAGATGATTGGCCGAGGCACGCGCTTGTGCCTCGACTTGTATGGTCCGGGACAGAACAAACAATTTTTCAATGTCTTCGACTATTGCCAGAACCTGGAGTTTTTCAGCTTGGAGCTGCCGCCGGACGAGGGCAAAAACCCTGTGCCGCTGAGCACCCGCCTGTTCCGGGCGCGGCTGGAGATGATTGCCGAGCTGGACAAGCGGATGGCTGCGGGCGACCATGGGGCAACGGCCCAAGACGCAGGTAGTGACGACCTGACCGATGGGCAGTTGCGTGGTGAGCTGGCTGGCTTTCTGCACCAGCAGGTCGCGGCCATGAACCTGGACAACTTTGTAGTGCGGCCCCGGCGCAAGTCGGTGGAGCGGTTTGCCAAGCGGGATTCGTGGCATTCGCTTGATGCGGATGCACATACCGAGTTGAGCCATGAGGTGGCGGACCTGCCCACAGCCTTGTTGGACAACGACGAAGAAGCCAAACGCTTTGACATGCTGGTGCTGCGCACCCAGTTGTCCATCCTGAAAGCATCCACTGACTTTGCAACCCTGCGCGAGCGGATGCAGGCCATCGCCAGCGCCCTGGAAGAACAGGAGGCCATCCCGGCCATCAAGGCGCAGATGGTGCTGATTCAGTCGGTGGCCAGTGATGAATGGTGGGAAGACGTGACCGTGGCCATGCTGGAGGCGGCACGCAAGAAACTGCGCGCCCTGGTCAAGCTGATTGAAAAGGGCAAGAAGAACATCGTCTACACCGACTTTGAAGACGAATTGGGTACAGGCACGACGATTATGCTGCCGGGAGTGAGCACCGGCATGAATCTGGCCAAGTTCAAGGACAAGGCGCGCCAGTTCCTGCGTGCGCATGAAAGCCACCTGTCGCTGCAACGGCTGCGGCGCAACCAGCCGCTGACGCCGTCCGACCTGATTGAGCTGGAGCGGATGCTGGTGGAGGCCGGTGGCTCCACGGAAGTCATTGAGCAAGCCAAGGAGCAAAGCCACGGTCTGGGCATCTTTATCCGCTCGCTGGTAGGGCTAGACCGGGAAACGGCTAAGCTGGCCTTTAGCCAGTTTGTGGTGGGCACCACGGCCACGGCGAGCCAGTTGGAGTTCATCAACCTCATCGTCGAGGAACTCACTGAAAACGGGGTGATGGACCCGGCGCGGCTTTATGACTCGCCGTTTACCGACATCAACCCGCAAGGGCCGGAGGCGTTGTTTCTGCCCGCCAGGGTGACCGAGATGGTGCGGGTGCTGGAGGAGATTCGGGAACGGGCGGTGGCGTGAAGTGTATGGACGACGCTGTCAAATTAGACAATTTTGGATGCAGAAAGACTCGAACGAGCAGAAGAACGACAGACTCCTATGCTCAGAATCCGGCAAGTTTCGACCCACTGCAGTCGTAGCGACCGTCCAAATCGGCGCCGACATCCACATTCCTGCATAACCTCGCCGCTGATGTCTGCTAACGAGATGCCCCATCTTCAAAGTGGTCGTCGCGTGACGACCAGAACCGGGTAATCGCCGGTGTCAGGTTACGGGAACTAGAAAAACCGATGGATCAGGCTTCCAGCCTGCTGACGTTAAATTAGTGGCATGCAATTCACATTGCTGACGCTGGTGGCGGAGAGGCGACTATTTAATGACCCACACCGAGGATGGAGACCGCAATATTTATTACGACGTCGAAAGTGCATCAAATCAATCAGACCGGTCTCGCTGAAGATATGAGAAGCGCAGGAGATCAAGATCGCCATGACCTCTTTCCGATTTATGCAACAACGCCGTTCGCTGGGTGGGATTGAGTTGCCTGGTGCTCTGTGCACCGAGCTAACCAAGCCTGCCAAGCCGCCTGCAATGCTAAATTGGAGCACTTGTTGGCGACGATGTGCATTTCATCGAACCAGGATCGCCGACGAGCGGTATCAGCCGCGACAATATAAATGTAATTAGCCCAGCCTTCGGAGATTCCTAGAGTGTCAACGAAGTCTATCAAGCGAGCGGGCGTTAGAAACTCTGATCTCATCTCATTCGTTGCGTACTCCAAAAGGGGAAGAGTTCTATTGAAATCCTGCCTTGACAGTGCAATTGAATCGGTGCTTATGGCAGTAGAGGGGACTTTCGTCATTGAGCATCGATCATAGTCATGCTCATATAGGTGAAGGCTATCTGTCACAAGTGAGAAAGACCCAATTCCAATGCCTAACCAACCAGCAATAATCTCTTGCAACGAAGTGAACTGCACAAGATTATGGGGAGTGCCAAGAAAGACGTCATTGCTGCGCATGATTTGTAACCACTCCAGCTTTTGTGCTCGAACCTTCAGCATGCCCACCAAGTTGCACGGGATATCCAGATCGCGACTAGCACCATCCGAGAGTGGCAAATCTTCTCTGCTGTCCCAGATCTGAAGCACAGCTTGTCGTGACTCCGGATTGGCCGACAATATTTGGTAGACGCGCTCGATCTGATCCAGCCCAAAATGAGTGCGCAATCGAGCGCCGTATGCGCCGTGATAGGTTCCACCGGAGCCGGCGTATTTTGGCAGAACGGGATTCCAAAAGTTTAGGAAATTCGAAGCATCGCTTCCAAGCAATATCCAGATCACTTCAGCTATTGCAAAGGCTGGGTTTATCGCAGGCCGACGCGACAATACCCATCGTTGTCGGGGATCCTTAATGCAAAGAGCACAATGAAGCAACTCGCGCATGCGGCCAAGCCGGCTTCCTGCGGAATTGGACTCGTCGGATTGCAGCTTTGCTATCGCCTTGCGCCACACTTCGTCAGCCGTCACCCCGTCAAAGCAATGAAACATTGTCTATTTCCTCAGGTCACCCCGTGGCATTGTCAACTTGCCAGCGAGAGATTGAAATTACGCTAATGGACTGTAACGTTTGAATCGGTAGCGGCCTACAGAGTAAGAATGTCACTCTCATTTATCTGTTACAGGCCACTAGTACGGCTGATAGGGGCAGGCAGGTCATAACGCTGCCAGCAATTTGACGCATAGCACATCATTCCAAACAACGAACGATGAGCACGTAGTTCTTGTTTTTGTTTGATATCGCGGTTGCAGCGGCAACGCAGAAATTGGTTGTCAGTCATGACTGCGATCAACATGCTTGGTGCGGTCTTAAATCTCGGCAAATTTAGGCCAGAAAGCAGACGGTTATCCATATCTCTTTCACGTTCTGACGACACGTGAACCCTCAAACAGAATGGTCGAAGAATTGCAGCCGGAATCAAATCATTCCCCGCAGCTTTCTCCATTCAAATGGAGCTTCTTGATAGCCACTACCTAGCGACCTAATCCACTGCTCGAACTGTGCGATCAAAGGCTGTTCGTCAAAGACGGCACGGCCAATCCCAGCCTTGCAAATGTGTTTACCCTTGGAGTCGCGCAAGGTAGATGGAAGACTTGGCCCGTACCCACCTAAGTAAACAAAATCATCGCTAACAAGAACCCTGTTCACACCAGTGTCTCGTGTGATATGAGCTTGACTCGCAGTGCCGTCAACGTTGCTATGGAATGAATCACGTTGATTCCAGCCATTTCCCGAGACATTTGGGAAATAGATGTTGTCCCCGCAGCTTTGCCGCCGGCTGCCATTGCGAAACGGCTTTTTCTTTTCAAACCTGGGGTCGGCGGAGTATTGTTCGAACGTCAGTGTTTCCGTGACCCGCATGGCGTAGACCAAGTGGCCAGCACGCCTGACTCCGCGATCTCCGCTTCCGCTGCCGACTATCCAGTCACCGATGGATGCGGTCTTCCGAATACCCGGCTTGCAGGTGGCAAGGGTACATACCCCATAAAAGGGGTTAGGTGCAAAGCCGCTGTCATAGCGCACGACGTAAGAGTGAAGTTTCATGTCTGCGGCTCAGCATGGATGCCGCTTGAGTGCTACTGGGGAACAAGTCCCGCCGTCCGGTGTTTCCCATTTGTCAACTTCATCAACTATGGCGTCGATGATTGAGTTTCCGTTCCATCCCACCATCGCATCCGCGTATTCGGCCAGCGCCGAAGGCACCTCGCAATCCTTGGTGCCGTGTTCCCAGACGCCCACGATTCTTTTCCCTTGCTTCACGGCGTACTCAATTTCCCAGTTCACCCAATCGCTGTCTTTTGTCTTCGGGGAAACGTAAACTAACAGCGTCCCAGCCCAGTTAATTTGGGGTGCCAGTATTTCAGACTTGATGTAGTCTGGACTCTTCGCGTTGTTGGGATTAGATGAATTGATGGACGAGTCCCGGATGTCCATGCCACTTTTGGCAAGGAGCGTCTTTAACTTGCCCAGACCTGCATCATCTGCATGAACGTGACTGATGAACACATTTTTTATGTGCCTTACCATACTGAACTCCCCTCAATTTATTGGTAGATTCATTGTATTGAGGAACCAAACTTTTGTGTGAAAAATCAGGTTTCTTCGGACGTAACTGGGTTCCACGGGTTCAGGCGCACGAGCTCTCGGACGACAAGCGCAATTGCTTGCAACGGGAGTCGGCGATACTAGACGGTTTCCGCGTTTTCCGTGAATTGAGAAAGCCTGAGCATCGGGCGGCGGTGTCTCAATAATTATGGATGAGCACCGCATTGACTTCCACCCCCTGCACAAACAACATGAACGTCAAGGCTTTCTTCAAGCTACTGGAGGCAATCAACCCTCCTAACGTCTTCAACCCATATCGGGACACATGCCCCATCCACGACAAAGTGAATGGGGCTCAGATCCGGGGGCGGAATCTGCGCAAGTTCCTGGATGCCTCACTGAGTCTTCGCGTTGACACCATCTGGATGGGGCGAGACCTTGGCTACAGGGGCGGACGTAGGACCGGGATCGCGCTGACAGACGAAGTGCATTTGCCGACGGTCACTGCACGATACTCTGGCTGCCATCTAGAAAAGGCTACTCGGGGTGAAGCCGTAGCTGAACGGACCGCTACAGAAATATGGTCTGCCCTGACTACAGTTCCAGAAGCTCCGTTCCTTTGGAACGTGTTCCCGTTGCATCCGCATGAACACGACATGCAAATGACAAACCGCAAGTTCTCTCGATCAGAACTTGAACAGGTCGAGGCCTCGAACGATCTCTTGATCTCCGGGTTGGGCATCAAGCGAATCATCGCCATCGGACAGGACGCAGCCCGTTATGCTGAACGGTACTGCCCAAATGTGATCGCCGTTCGGCATCCTAGCTATGGCGGTGTTTCGGAGTTCCGCCAGGGAATCGAAGAATGCTACGGGCTTGCGCCACTGACACTATCGACCTCGCCACACCAAAAATCGCTGCCCTTTTGATCACCAGGACAGAGGGTGACGCTTGTCGAACTCACACTGATGCGAAAAGTGCATTCCCCAATCCTTCCAGCAGCAACTCCACCAAAGAAGGTGCATCGCGCGTTCGGAACAACGTCCGGTTCTGCTCCTCAGTGAGACCGTTAAGGCTAGACAGGCCCGCTACGCCCATGTCTGAGATGTATCTCGTCATCTCCGGATAGTCAATCCATGGCACTCCCTCTTGATCGTAGATTGTCCGCATCGCCTCCGCATGCGGCGCGTGCTTCTGGTATTCCCAGGTGAACTCGTGGCGAGCACGACCTTCAATCAAATCAATGAGGAGTGCAGCAGCTCCGCCATATGCCCCGCACAAGTACAGTGGGCGGCCTGCCTGCAAACTAGTGATTGCCTCTTCCACCACGCCAGGGATACGGCCCGAATACCAACTCAGCTGACGCCCTCCATTGAGCTGGGCTGTTTCGGTAGGGCCGACCTTCCCACCAATGACAATACGGGCCATCGTCTCTTTGCTTTGCTGGTCTCGCATCGCAGTCATACCACGAGCCCAGGCATAACGTCTTTCTGGGGAATCGGCGGGAAAGGACTCCGGCTCAGCAAGAAAAACCTGCGCGTCAAATTTCTCCACGCCGTCCGGTCTAGGTGTACGAATGAATGTCACCAGTGTCATGAGCTCTGCTTTTCGATTGACAGGCATCTTCGCGTACGGCAACGGCCAGCCGACGTAGTTTTCTATGCGCTGCAATTGCGGCAACGTACTCAGACTCTGATGGGCTGCAACAAGATCAGCCAACGCCCGTGTGTAGCCATCAGACCCAATATGTCCACCGTAAGCAAGCACTGCACCGCGAGCCAGCAAGTGGCGCGAAATCTCAATCATTGCATCGTCTAGCTGCTCGGACAGCAATCCGTAACGCTTGATGTCGTCACTCTCCGAAATTGAAAGCGCAATCTTCTGCTTGTCCAGTACCCGATGCTTACCGACCCTCTGCAATGGCGTTGTTAGCTTTTTTTCCAGAGGCGCAAGCGCCTCTTCCTCTTCGTCACTTAGCGGTGGATCTGGATACAGTACGGATGCACCCATGGGAAGTGGGGCCAGAGTCAACAACTCAGGAGGCGATGACAACACAACATCGCCGGGCTTAGCTTGGGTTGCCAACACCAACTTTGTGTGCTTAATGCGAACAATTTCCTTGAGAAGAAAGTCCACCGCTCGCCGCGCACCGTCAGCCCCCCAGGAAATTACCGGGACATTGCCGATATACGGGAAGCTTCTCACGTCCACGCCATTCAGCCCATCGACCACCACCACTGGCCGCCCATGTTTTTTTGCCAACAGCACTTCGCGGCGACACCATGGTCGGCCACTATAGGCAGCAGTAGTCAGGACCATCACTGCAGATGTCTGAACTGCCGATTCAATGCTGCCCTTAAAGCTCTTACCA contains these protein-coding regions:
- a CDS encoding restriction endonuclease subunit S encodes the protein MSGAATVTLSEFCATGSGGTPSRAQMERYYEGGTIPWIKSGELRETVINGAEEHVTDVALKESSIKLVPAGAILLAMYGATVGRLGILGIEATTNQAVCHIIPDPRIAVTRYVYHALSSQVPSLISMGVGGAQPNINQGIIKNLAIPLPAKPEQRRIAAILDQADALRAKRREALAQLDSLTQSIFIQMFGDPVSNPKGWPDATTLGQVANIASGVTKGRNLTGKVTRTIPYLAVANVQDKSLNLSAVKEIDATEDEIERYLLKWNDLLLTEGGDPDKLGRGTLWKNELPECIHQNHIFRVRVTSQAVTPLFLNWLVGSQRGKKYFLRSAKQTTGIASINMTQLRSFPLLLPPVELQRDFETIAEVVAEQHAIHSVSLAELEALFVSLQHRAFRGEL
- a CDS encoding GmrSD restriction endonuclease domain-containing protein, producing the protein MQQQNIPIGTLVDMYKRGELRLPEIQRHYVWRGTRVRDLLDSLYRGYPSGSILMWETDEPVPTRDFAIAQETNAFAGRKLLLDGQQRLTSLTAVLNGVPVSVKGRKRPIDILFNLEHPEGPPVDVVEVDSDEESMVTPDDEVTDELEEVEDGDQGLQEKLSRRTFVVSARNLLSQPQWVSVSDVFGNANDAEILEKAGIESFRDPRFQKYSDRLKKLRAIKDYQYVVHVLERTMNYEEVTEIFVRVNSLGAKLRSSDLALAQITSRWPNLLKQLEEFQEECEKSWFTVELGQLVRAIVVFATHQCLFRTVAGTSVEKLKAGWEDAKEGLRFAINFLRTNAGIEDETLLSSPMFIHVLAVVSRVKDNKLTAEERNALLHWLLVANARGRYSRGSTESLLNEDLAIVFRTGNLSALMEPVKRQFGRLHVEANDLAGRGVNSPLFSLAYLALKASGAKDWYSGLGLSLTHQGKLHFIQWHHVIPKSLVKERGFETGEVNEIANMAFITGQTNRRISNKEATGYLADVVAKQGKEALESQCVPTDPELWATERYRDFLTMRREALAERMNAFIKEKAGQ
- a CDS encoding DEAD/DEAH box helicase family protein — encoded protein: MSNFAFLQSEWSTLYGAAIKAEGMANTDARTSCFYARRTLELAVDWLYKHDPALRLPYQDHLSALIHEPSFKATAGDAVFTKAKLIKDLGNLAVHSTRKILPVDAVTATRELFHFCYWLARTYGQRARPAPDLRFVPALIPSASATATVPDPAPQSVDQLQKLEAELQARDEKLTVLLSNKAALDDELKQLREQVAAAKKANTAQPDTHDYCETETRDKFIDLLLKEAGWQLNAKNFEIEVSGMPNNQGVGYVDYVLWGDDGRPLGLVEAKRTRRDAKVGQQQAKLYADCLQAQYDQRPIIFYSNGYEHWIWDDASYPPRPVQGFFKKQELELLIQRRTNRKKLADAVINDDIVNRYYQHRAVRRIGETFELENQRKALLVMATGGGKTRVVVALSDVLTRCNWAKRILFLADRVALVKQAVNAFKTHLPDSSPVNLVSERHADGRVFVSTYPTMMGLIDDAADGQRRFGVGHFDLIIIDEAHRSVYQKYRAIFDYFDAMLVGLTATPKDEIDHNTYSLFDLESGVPTDVYGLDEAVAEGYLVPPRSISVPLKFQREGIKYKDLSEEEKEQWDALEWDEDGNVPDAVDSAALNKWLFNTDTVDKVLENLMSQGEKVAGGDRLGKTIIFAKNNAHADFIADRFNVNYPHYKGAFARVVTYKTEYAQSLIDEFSMKEGMPHIAISVDMLDTGIDVPEVVNLVFFKIIRSKTKFWQMIGRGTRLCLDLYGPGQNKQFFNVFDYCQNLEFFSLELPPDEGKNPVPLSTRLFRARLEMIAELDKRMAAGDHGATAQDAGSDDLTDGQLRGELAGFLHQQVAAMNLDNFVVRPRRKSVERFAKRDSWHSLDADAHTELSHEVADLPTALLDNDEEAKRFDMLVLRTQLSILKASTDFATLRERMQAIASALEEQEAIPAIKAQMVLIQSVASDEWWEDVTVAMLEAARKKLRALVKLIEKGKKNIVYTDFEDELGTGTTIMLPGVSTGMNLAKFKDKARQFLRAHESHLSLQRLRRNQPLTPSDLIELERMLVEAGGSTEVIEQAKEQSHGLGIFIRSLVGLDRETAKLAFSQFVVGTTATASQLEFINLIVEELTENGVMDPARLYDSPFTDINPQGPEALFLPARVTEMVRVLEEIRERAVA
- a CDS encoding thymidylate synthase; this translates as MFHCFDGVTADEVWRKAIAKLQSDESNSAGSRLGRMRELLHCALCIKDPRQRWVLSRRPAINPAFAIAEVIWILLGSDASNFLNFWNPVLPKYAGSGGTYHGAYGARLRTHFGLDQIERVYQILSANPESRQAVLQIWDSREDLPLSDGASRDLDIPCNLVGMLKVRAQKLEWLQIMRSNDVFLGTPHNLVQFTSLQEIIAGWLGIGIGSFSLVTDSLHLYEHDYDRCSMTKVPSTAISTDSIALSRQDFNRTLPLLEYATNEMRSEFLTPARLIDFVDTLGISEGWANYIYIVAADTARRRSWFDEMHIVANKCSNLALQAAWQAWLARCTEHQATQSHPANGVVA
- a CDS encoding TIR domain-containing protein, coding for MVRHIKNVFISHVHADDAGLGKLKTLLAKSGMDIRDSSINSSNPNNAKSPDYIKSEILAPQINWAGTLLVYVSPKTKDSDWVNWEIEYAVKQGKRIVGVWEHGTKDCEVPSALAEYADAMVGWNGNSIIDAIVDEVDKWETPDGGTCSPVALKRHPC
- a CDS encoding uracil-DNA glycosylase: MNVKAFFKLLEAINPPNVFNPYRDTCPIHDKVNGAQIRGRNLRKFLDASLSLRVDTIWMGRDLGYRGGRRTGIALTDEVHLPTVTARYSGCHLEKATRGEAVAERTATEIWSALTTVPEAPFLWNVFPLHPHEHDMQMTNRKFSRSELEQVEASNDLLISGLGIKRIIAIGQDAARYAERYCPNVIAVRHPSYGGVSEFRQGIEECYGLAPLTLSTSPHQKSLPF